A region from the Lolium perenne isolate Kyuss_39 chromosome 4, Kyuss_2.0, whole genome shotgun sequence genome encodes:
- the LOC127296583 gene encoding protein RBL: protein MNVPIVDPLQGDFPETIEEFLQHGNMKCIAFNRRGTLLAAGCANGSCIIWDFETRGLAREFRDKDCTAPITSVSWSKYGHRLLASATDRSLTLWNVVTGEKIARITLQQTPLHACLHPGSSIPSVCLACPLSSAPVLVDLNTGSTIVLPVSASDNSVPVPNSRNKFSDGSPPFTPTAATFDKHGDLIYVGNSKGEILIVDSKGIQVLAVIPIPGGTVVKDIVFSRDGQYLLTNSNDRVIRVYENILPIKGSGREIENIITNNNNEYESHYEKLKANGACCLVFSCEVSDAIAKVQWKAPSFSGDAEWIVGASASKGEHRLHIWDRAGRLIKILEGPKEALIDLAWHPFDPTIASVSVAGLTYIWAKEHVENWSAFAPDFIELEENEEYVEREDEFDINAYTEKAAEKMIDEDAYIDVETCEKNSSFSGFEEDSADEIIYLPAIPSPDVPDEQPDKCLVSSSKLEDSNHSGSPSSMDAVQNGLVIPPASSPLEVDNSTAEEPAETANAKRKRRLSAKGLEMQQAEKVKKPAIKMSNGKSSKSKSKPVMELANGNSSAIDIDDEATEDDEMI from the exons ATGAATGTGCCTATAGTCG ATCCATTGCAAGGGGATTTCCCCGAGACAATTGAGGAGTTCTTGCAGCATGGGAATATGAAATGCATTGCATTTAACCGCAGGGGAACTCTGCTTGCTG ctggATGTGCAAATGGTAGCTGTATTATCTGGGACTTTGAAACAAGGGGGCTGGCAAGGGAATTTCGGGATAAAGATTGTACTGCACCAATAACTAGTGTCAGCTGGTCTAAATATGGTCACCGTTTGCTTGCCTCTGCTACTGATAGGTCATTGACACTTTGGAATGTGGTAACCGGTGAAAAGATTGCCCGCATAACTCTTCAGCAGACTCCATTGCATGCCTGTCTTCATCCTGGTTCATCCATCCCATCTGTTTGTTTAGCATGTCCTCTCTCCTCTGCACCTGTTCTTGTTGATTTGAATACCGGAAGTACCATAGTTCTTCCAGTTTCTGCATCTGACAACAGTGTGCCTGTGCCTAATTCACGTAACAAATTTTCGGATGGTTCTCCACCATTTACACCAACTGCTGCAACTTTTGATAAGCATGGAGATCTGATATATGTAGGCAATTCCAAAGGAGAGATATTAATTGTAGATTCAAAAGGCATCCAAGTACTTGCAGTAATTCCCATCCCAGGTGGAACAGTTGTTAAGGATATTGTTTTCAGCAGAGATGGCCAATATCTACTAACGAACTCTAATGATCGTGTCATTAGAGTCTATGAGAATATTCTGCCTATTAAAGGCTCTGGGAGGGAGATTGAAAACATAATCACCAACAACAATAATGAGTATGAAAGCCACTATGAGAAGCTAAAAGCCAATGGTGCATGCTGCCTAGTTTTTTCTTGTGAAGTCTCAGATGCCATCGCAAAGGTACAGTGGAAGGCACCAAGCTTCAGTGGTGATGCTGAGTGGATTGTTGGTGCTTCTGCAAGCAAAGGAGAGCACAGGTTGCACATATGGGACCGAGCAGGGCGTCTTATAAAGATCCTTGAAGGACCAAAGGAAGCTCTCATTGATCTCGCTTGGCATCCATTTGATCCTACGATTGCTTCAGTGTCTGTGGCAGGCCTGACATACATTTGGGCCAAGGAACATGTAGAGAATTGGAGTGCGTTTGCTCCTGACTTTATAGAATTAGAAGAAAATGAGGAATATGTTGAACGAGAGGATGAATTTGACATAAATGCATATACAGAAAAG GCTGCGGAAAAGATGATAGATGAGGATGCGTATATTGATGTTGAGACATGTGAGAAGAACTCATCATTCAGTGGCTTCGAGGAGGATTCAGCAGACGAGATCATCTACTTGCCTGCTATTCCATCCCCAGATGTTCCTGATGAGCAGCCAGACAAGTGCTTAGTAAGCTCATCTAAGCTGGAGGACAGCAATCATTCCGGTTCCCCGTCCTCAATGGATGCTGTACAGAATGGTCTAGTTATTCCTCCAGCATCTAGTCCACTGGAAG TTGATAACTCCACCGCTGAAGAACCAGCGGAAACGGCAAACGCAAAGCGGAAGAGGAGGCTGTCTGCCAAGGGGCTAGAGATGCAGCAGGCTGAAAAGGTGAAGAAACCTGCAATAAAGATGTCCAATGGCAAGTCATCCAAATCCAAGAGCAAGCCGGTGATGGAACTTGCCAATGGGAACAGCTCGGCCATTGACATAGACGATGAAGCTACTGAGGATGACGAGATGATCTAA